In the genome of Streptomyces sp. NBC_00259, the window CTGCTGGGCTTCGCCCATGAGCTGGGCGTCGAGATGGTGGTGATCCTGGGCGCCCTGCTCGGCGACACCCCGCACACGCGGCCGGTGCCGGTCAGCGGTGTCACGTCGGATCCGGATCTGGCCAGGACGATGGACCTGGAGGAGACCCGCTACGAGGGCCCGACCGGCATCGTCGGCATCCTCCAGGAGGCGTGTACGCACGCCGGGGTCCCGGCCGTGTCGCTGTGGGCCGCCGTACCGCACTACGTCTCGCAACCGCCGAACCCCAAGGCGACGCTGGCCCTGCTGAACCGGCTGGAGGACCTGATAGACCTCCGCATCCCGCTGGGCGAACTGGCGGAGGACGCACGGGCCTGGCAGCTCGGGGTGGACCAACTGGCCTCCGAGGACAGCGAGGTTGCGGAGTACGTGCAGACGCTGGAGGAGGCGCGGGACACCGCGGAGCTCCCCGAGGCGTCCGGCGAGGCCATCGCCCGCGAGTTCGAGCGGTATCTGCGGCGGCGTGACGGAGGACCGGGGCCCGGCCCGGGTCCCGGTGGGACCGCTCCCGGCGCAGGCCCCGGACAGGCACCCGGCGGGCACGCGACGGAGAGCGGCGACAGCGGCTCCTATCTGCGCGACACTCCCCCTGCGCCCGGCGGGCGCGGGGGGCGGACGCGGCCGCCGAAGCCGCCCCATCCGGAGCCGGGCCAGAGTTCCGACGCCGAGCCGGAGCCCGGGGACGGTCCTGACCCCTCCGAGGACGACTGACCGCTGCGGGGTGTCGTGGTCGAGCGGGGCGGTGCCGGCAGGCACCGCCCCGTCGCCGTGCCGGGCGGCCGAAGTCCGGCCGAAGTCCGCGGGCACAGGAGCCGGGCCGGGGCGCGGTGCCCCGGCCCGGTCCTGCGACGTCCGGCCCCGCGACGTCCGGCCCCGCGCCGTCCGGGCCTGCGCCGTCCGGCCCGGCCTGCGCGGGTGTCAGCCGCAGCGGAACCGTGCGCCCGCCCAGTCCGCGTGGTCACCGGACTTGGAGCCGTTGGTGTCGGTCACCTTCAGACGGACGTGCCGCGCCCCGGTGACGTCGACCTCGGCCGGTACGGTCGCCGAGGCGCCGGTGACCTTCGGCGAGGTCCACAGCACCTCGCCGTCCGCCTCGACGGAGAACGCGACTTCGCCGTATCCGTTGATCTCGTCGTCGATACCGGTGTCCGCGGTGAACGTGGTGCAGCGGCCACCGAGATAGACCTCGATGTCGGAGTCGGCGTGCGCCCCGATGCCCTTCTCGTAGGTCTGGCCGGCGAGGGTGAGCGTATGTCCGTCACTCGCGCCCGATTCCCCGTTGCTGCGGTCGCGTTCGGGTGGGCCCCAGCCGTTGGTGGACGTCAGCCACACCAGATCGCTCGCCCAGACGTCGCCGGACGGCGGCGGCGGCATCACCCCGGCCGCGAACCGCTGCACGGCGGTGCGTGGCTCACCGGCCGCCCGGTAGCGGGCGGTTGCGGTGAGCGTCGCCTCGCCGGGCTCGGCGTCCCGGGCGGGGGTGACGGCGACCTCGACCCGCCTGGTCGTCCCCGCGGGGATGCGGTCCACGCTCGCCGCGGGCGTCACCTGCCAGCCCGCCGGTGTGTCCAGCGAGACCGAGACGTCCGTGGCGTCACGGGCGCCCGCGGTGACATCGACGGCGACCTTGCCCGGCGTGCCGGCGGCCAGTTCCTGACCGGCCGGGGCGGCGACGACGGCCGCGGAGCCGGGGACGGCTCCGCCGACCGCCGCGGTGTCCTCCAGTTCCAGCTCGAAGCCGCGGTCGGTGGGCAGCGCCGCGGTCTTCACCTTCACGACGCCGCCGCGGTCGTCGCGGTCGTACCACCAGCCCTGTCCGGCCGCGTCGAAGGCCGCCCTGCCGCTCAGCCTCGGCAGATCACGGCCGTTCAGCTCGACCGAGCTCGGTGAATCCGCGGTGTGAACGGTGAAGTTGTACGGTCGCGCGTGACTCTTGCCGTTGAACGTGCCACGGCTCGCGCCGATCCGTACGGTCACGTCCCCCGCCCCGCGCTTCGGGGCGTCGACGTCGGCACGCTGGGTGGCGTACTTCCCCGAGCGGTGCTCGCGCGTCACGCCGTCGTCCTCGTAGAGCGTGAACGACGACGATCCCTGCGGGTAGATGTCCCAGGCGAGCGGGGAGCCGGCGCCGCGGTCGGCGTACGAGCGGATCCCGCCGGGCCACATCGGGACGGTGGCGCCGGCCCGGACGAACAGCGGGAGGGTGTCCAGCGGTGCGCTGTAGTCGTCGACCGTGGTGGGGCCCTCGTAGGTGCGTCCGCTCCAGTAGTCGATCCACGTGCCCTTCGGCAGGTAGATTCCGTCGCGCTCGGCGGCGTCCTGGTAGACGGGTGCGACGAGGAAGTCCTCACCGCTCAGGAACTCGTACTTGGCGGCGTCCGTCGCGGCCTTCGGGTCGTCCGGGTACTCCAGGACGAGCGGGCGGGCGAGGCCGACGCCGGTCTTCGTCGCCTCGTGGGCGTACGAGTAGATGTACGGCAGCAACGACTCGTGGAGCTTGAGGTAGTCGCGGTTGATCGAGGTGTACGGCTCGCCGTACCGGAAGGGCTGCTTGTCGCTGGCGGCCCAGCCGTCCATGGTCATGGTGACCGGGAGGAACATCTTCCACTGCAGGTCGCGGGTGTAGGTCTGGGGGCTGCCGCCGAAGATTCCGTCGACGTCACCGGTGGTGTAGGCGAGTCCGGACATGGACGCGCCCGCGTAGGTCGGGATCTGCCAGCGGATGTACTCCCAGCTGCCGGCCTGGTCGCCGGACCACTGGACGCCGCAGCGCTGGGCGCCCGACCAGCTCTCGGGGGCCCAGGTGAAGCCGCGGGCCGTGCTGTTGGCCTCGATGCCGGCGTAGGCGTCCTTGCAGCCGTCCAGGGCGAACTTGTAGCCCGCGCCGACCCAGGCGACGTCGAGCTTGGCGACCCGCTGGCCGGCCTTGACCTGGTCGGCGAGCTTGTCGAGGCCGTCCTCGGTCCACAGGCCGAGCTGCATCTTGCGCTGCTGGAGGCCCTGGGCGGTCTCGGCGAGGTTCTCGTAGCCGCAGCCGTAGCCGTCGTTGACGAGCATCCAGCCGTTGGGCATGTCGTGCTCGACGTAGCCGTCGGCGACCTTCAGCGCGTCGAGGGTGTGGCGTTCGCCGCGGTTGGCGTTGTGGAGGTAGCAGTCGGCGTCGCCGATCTCCAGGCCGTAGACGGGCGGCATGAAGGGCTTGCCCGTGAGCTTCGTGTACTGCCCGATCACGTCCTTGGCGCCGGGGCCCGCGAAGTAGTAGGCGTCGAAGCGCTGTTCCTGGGCGGTGGTGGTCACCGGCTCGCCGAAGACATAGGTGTTGGGGGCGTAGGTGTTGCGGTAGACGCCGTAGCCGGCCGAGGAGAGGTAGAACGGCACGGAGTTGGGGTGGCCGCCGTCGTTCCAGTTGTAGTCGACGCCGACCTCGACGGTCTTGCCGCGGTGCGAGGTGTTGCCCCGGCCGTTCTGCATGCCGGCGCCGTAGAACTGTTCGTCGGCGCCTCGTGCGAGGGTCTGGGTCGTCCTGTCCCCGGTCCAGGTCAGGCCCTTGGTCTCGGCCCAGAGCAGGGTGCCGTCGGCGCGGTGGAGGGCGAATCGCAGCGGTGACTTGTAGGCGCGCAACGTCACCTTCGACGTGCCGAGTTCGTAGCGGTCGCCACGGTCCTTCCAGCGGGTGGCGGGCGGCTTGCCCTGCGGCAGCACGATGTCGCTGCCGGTCGGGTCGGTGAATCCGCCGTCCGGGGCGAGTTCGATCCGGAAGGTCTCCGGGGAGACGAAGCTGACGCGGGCCTCGGCCTGGCCTGCCGTCAGCCGGTAGACGGGTCCTTGGGCGGTGAAGCCGGTGACGTCCCCGACAGTGGTGGGGACCGGCTCGGCATGGGCGCCGCCCGGTCCTGCGAACACCGTGAGGAGACCGAGCAGCAGCCCGGCGACCACCGCTCTCATGCGTATTGGTGATTGCATGGCGCGTGTTTAGCGCAGAAACGAGCATTCCGCCAAGGACAAAACGGAACCGCCCCTGGACTCTCCGAGAGAGTCCAGGGGCGGTGCGGTGGACCGGGCGCGGAGCCCGGGGACGGATACGGGACCTACAGGGCGACGCCGAGCAGGGAGTCCACGGCCCGCGACACGAGACCGGGTGCGCCCTCGTCCGTACCGCCCTCGGTCCGCTGGCGCTCGGTCCAGCGGTCGACGGCGGCCAGCGCGGCGGGAGCGTCCAGGTCGTCGGCGAGTGCCTCGCGGATCTCCTCGACGAGGGCGTCCGCGGACGGCCCGTCAGGCCGGGAGACGGCGGCACGCCAGCGTCCGAGGCGGGCCACGGCCTCCTGGAGGACCTCGTCGGTCCACTCCCAGTCGGCACGGTAGTGGTGGGACAGCAGCGCCAGCCGGATGGCGGCCGGGTCGACGCCGTCGCGGCGCAGCGCGGAGACGAAGACGAGGTTGCCCTTGGACTTGGACATCTTCTCGCCGTTCAGGGCGACCATGCCTGCGTGCACGTAGGCCTTGGCGAACGGGTGCTCGCCGGTGAGGGCCTGGGCGTGCGAGGCGCCCATCTCGTGGTGCGGGAAGGCGAGATCGGAGCCGCCGCCCTGGACGTCGAAGCCCATGCCGAGGTGGTCGAGGGCGATGGCCACGCACTCGATGTGCCAGCCGGGCCGGCCGCGTCCCAGGGAGGCGCCGTCCCAGCTCGGTTCGCCCTCGCGGGCCGCCATCCACAGCATCGGGTCGAGCGGGTTCTTCTTGCCGGGGCGGTCGGGGTCTCCGCCGCGCTCGGCGGAGAGCTCGCGCATCAGGTCGGGGCCGTAGCGCGACACCTCGCCGAAGTGCGGGTCGGACTCCACGGAGAAGTAGACGTCGCCGTCGAGTTCGTACGCGGCGCCGGCGTCGCGCAGCCGCTCGACGAGCGGAACGATTCCGGGTATGGCCTCGACGGCGCCGATGTAGTGCTGCGGGGGCAGCATCCGCAGGGCGGTCATGTCCTCGCGGAACAGGGCGGTCTCGCGTTCCGCGAGCTCGGTCCAGTCCTGTCCGTCGCGGACGGCCCGCTCGAGGAGCGGATCGTCCACGTCGGTGACGTTCTGGACGTAGTGAACCTGCCGCTTGGTGTCGAGCCACACGCGCTGAACGAGGTCGAACGCGTTGTAGGTCGCCGCGTGACCCAGGTGGGTCGCGTCGTACGGGGTGATTCCGCAGACGTAGATACGGGCGACGGGACCGGGGTCGAGGGTGACGAGGCCGCCGGTCGCGGTGTCGTGGATCCGGAGGTCGCGGCCCGTGCCGGGCAGGGCGGGGACCTCAGAAGCGGGCCAGGCATGCATGTCATGAGCGTAACCGGACGCACCTTCCGGAAACGAACCGGATGCCCGCTCTTGGCCTGTCAGGCACTCTTGCGCGTGCGCCTGACGTGGAGCTATGGGACCGCGGGAACGAGCACGGCCGGCAGGGCCGGACGGGCGGCGGGCACGGCCGGACGAGCGGGCTGGACGAACGGTGGACAGCCGGGCCGGACGAGCGGGCTGGACGGGCGGGCTAGACGGGCGGCCAGGGAATCGCGGGCCAGCCGCCGGAGGGTACGGGGTGGCGGGCCGTCTCGCGGAGGGTACGGACCCGGCCCCGTACGGCGGCCACTTCCTCGGCGGTGATCAGCTCCGCGAGCCGGACGGCGAGCGGGGCACCGTCGTCCAGTGCCGTGTCGAGGGCCGCGAGGACCGTGACGGCCTCCTCGGTCAGGGACTCCCCGGCCCATCCCCACAGCAGCGTCCGCAGCTTGTCGTCCACGTTGAAGGTCACACCGTGGTCGATCGCGTACAGCCGCCCGTCCGGCGCGGGGAGCAGGTGTCCGCCCTTGCGGTCACCATTGTTGATCACCGCGTCGAGCACGGCGAGCCTGCGCAGCCGCGGGTCGTCGGCGTGCACGAGGAGCGCCGTGCGGCCCTCCCCGACCTCCGCGAAGCCGACCGCCTTCCAGCCGTCCTCCGGCTCCTCGCCGTCGACGAGCGCGAGCAGTCCCTCCGCGGGGTCGGCCTCGATCCACAGCTGGCACATGCCCTCGCCGTAGGGCCCGTCGCGGAGCACGGTCGGCGGGACGAGTCCCCATCCGGTCGCCTCGGACAGTTCGTACGCGGCGACTTCCCGCTGGGCCAGCGTGCCGTCGGGGAAGTCCCACAGCGGACGCTCACCGGCGACGGGCTTGTAGACGCAGTGCGCCTCCTGGCCGTCGAGCGAGACGGAGCAGTACAGCACCGCGTTCGACGCCTCGCCGATACGGCCGCGCACCGTGAGCTCGCCGTGGGAGAGCAGGTCGAGCGCCGGGTCGAGCGCGGTCACGCTCCGCGGCGGTATCCGTTCTGGCGCGGGCATACGTGTCCCTCCGGGTCGAGCGGCAGGCTGCACAGCGGGCACGGCGGCCGTCCCGCGTTCACGACATCGAGCGCGCGCTTGGCGAAGGCCCTCGCCTGTGCGCCGGTCAGCCGGACGCGCAGCATCGGCGGGCCGTTCTCCTCGTCCTGCAACAGCCGTTCCTCGGCCTCGGCGAGGTCCTCCTCGGAGTCCGCGTCCAGCTCGACCAGTGCCTGCGCCTCGACGATCATGCGCTGTTCCTCGCCGTCCCAGGCCAGCGCCATCGTGCCGACCCGGAACTCCTCCTCGACCGGGGCGTCGAGCGGAGCGGTGTCGGCGATGTCGGTGGGGGCGACGGCCGGGACGGGGGCGTTGCCGCCGGTGCGCCGCACGACCTCGTCCAGCAGTTCGTCGATCCGCTCGGCGAGCGCGGCCACCTGTGTCTTCTCCAGGGCGACGCTCGTCACCCGCCCCCCTGCGGCAGCCTGCAGGAAGAACGTACGACGTCCAGGCAGCCCGACCGTACCGGCCACGAAGCGCTCCGGCGGGTCGTACAGGAATACCTGACGGGACACGTCCTGTCTCCCTTGGAAATCAGAGGATCTTCAGAGTTGAGCGCCGGATTCCGGGTTCGGCCCGTCCACCCTACTGCGCGGAGCGATCACGGTGCTCCCGCGCCGCCACCGACCACAGCCGCCCCGTCGGGGCCGCCCTCGGGCGGCTCGGTGGCGCTCGCGCGGGGCCTGAGCGCCCCGAGGTCGCCGGTGTCGCCGAGCCGGAGAAGGAAGGGCCGCAGCCGGGTGTAGCGGATCGCGGTCACCGAGCACGGTTCGACGTGGATGCGCTGGAAGAGGTCGAGGTGCATCCCGAGAGCGTCCGCCACGAGGGACTTGATGATGTCTCCGTGCGAGCACATCAGAAAGGCGGCGTCCTCGCCGTGCTCCTGCTCGACGCGGGCGTTCCAGTCGCGTACGGCGTCGACGGCGCGAGTCTGCATGGCCCGCATCGACTCGCCGCCGGGGAAGGTCGCCGCGGAGGGGTGGCGCTGGACGACCTCCATCAGCGGTTCGTCGGCGAGTTCGGCGAGTTTGCGGCCGGACCATTCGCCGTAGTGGCACTCGCCGATCCGCTCGTCGGTGTGCAGCGGCAGTCCGGGCCGTGCGTCGAGGAGCGGCTGCAGGGTCTCCAGGCAGCGCTGCAGCGGGCTGGTGACGGCGGCGGCGAGTTCCAGCCCGGCCAGCCTTGCGGGCAGCGCGGCGGCCTGCGCGGTGCCGCGGTCGTCGAGGGCGACCCCGGGTGTCCAGCCCGCGAGCAGCCCCGCGGTGTTGGCGGTGGACCGACCGTGGCGTACGAGGATCAACGTGGCCATGCCGGCCAGCCTAGGGCCTGTGCCGGCGGAACGACCGTGTGGGCTGCGCACGCCGGGGACCGTTCGCGGGCCGAGGTGCGGGCGGGACGGGGGCACGGAAGAATGCGCGCCGTGATCGTGGACTGCGCCATCTACCGGGAGGGTCGTCGGACCGAGGGCCCCGACGATCTCTCCGACGCGCTCGCGGAGGCCCGCGCGGCCAAGAACGCGTTTCTGTGGATCGGTCTGTACGAGCCGAGCGAGCAGGAGTTCGACCGCGTCAGCAGCGAGTTCGGGCTGCACCCGCTGGCGGTGGAGGACGCGCTCAAGGCCCATCAGCGGCCCAAGCTGGAGGTGTACGACGACTCGCTGTTCATGGTCCTCAAGCCCGTCTCGTACGAGGCGGAGACCGACACCGTCAGCGCCGACGAGCTGATGCTGTTCGTCGGCAACTGCTTCGTCGTGACGGTCCGGCACGGGGAGAGCCAGCCGCTGCGCGCGGTCCGGCAGCGGCTGGAGGCCGAACCGCACGTGCTCCGGCACGGCCCGACGGCCGTCCTGTACGCCGTGTGCGACACCGTCGTCGACCACTACATCGAGGTCGCGGGCGAGCTCCAGGAGGATCTGGAGGAGACGGAGGAGGCCGTCTTCGAGCCGATGGGCGGCGACCCCCGGAACACGGCTTCCAAGATCTACAACTTCAAGCGGCAGGTCCTGGAGTTCCGTCGGGCGACCGGGCCGCTGGTGGCGCCGATGACCCGGCTCGCGAGTGCGTCGGTGCCGTTCGTGGACGAGCACTCGCAGCTGTTCTTCCGGGACGTCAACGACCATCTGACCCGGGCCAACGAACAGGTGGACGGGCTGGACCGGCTGCTGTCGGACGTTCTGTCCGCGCATCTGGCGCAGGTGGGCGTGCGTCAGAACGACGACATGCGCAAGATCTCGGCGTGGGCGGCGATGGCCGCCGTGCCGACGCTGGTGGCGGGGATCTACGGCATGAACTTCGACCACATGCCCGAGTTGCGGTTCGGGTGGGGGTACCCGGCGGTGATCCTGCTGATGGCCCTGGTGGTGTTCGGACTGTTCCGGCTGTTCAAGCGCCGCGGCTGGCTGTAGCGAAGGTGAGGGCCGCGGCGCCGGGGTGACCGGAGGCCGGAACCGGGGTGACCGGAGGCTAGAAGGCGGGTGCCGTGGTCGCGGGACCGCCCAGCGCGTCGCGCCGCTCCGGCATCTTGAGGGAGACCATGCGCCGCCAGCCGCCCGCGCGCTCCAGGGCGTACATGGCGTGGATGCCGGCGGCGAGCGCGGCGGACTTGGGCCTCGGCCACTTGAGGATCCTGCCCATGTGGGACATGACGGCGAGGCTGACGTCGCGGTAGATCGCGATCTCGGTGAGGGCGCACTCGCGCAGGGTGGTGTGGATGGCGCGGCCGTGGCCGGCGTAGGCGAGGCGGAGCAACTCCTCGTGGCAGTAGGCCAGGTGGTTGTCCTCGTCGGCGCAGATCTGCTTGATGGCCTTGCCGACCTCGGGGTGGTCCCCGAAGAACCTCACCAGCATGTCCATCTGGTCGGCGGCGCGCTGCTCGGTGACGCGGCTGTGCGAGAGGTAGACGACGATGTCCTTCTCGGTGAGCCGCTGGTCACGACGGAGCTTCTCGTGGGCGAGTCCGATGCCCCGCTGCTCCAGCAGCATCGTGTAGTCGGTCTCGGGCGGTACGTCGACCGGGTCGAGGCCGCGCTTCTTCAGCAGGCCGTTGAAGATCCGGCCGTGCTTGTCCTCGTCGGCGCCGTGCCGGGTGATCTTCGGGGCGAGGTCGCGCATGCTGTCGGGGACGAGGGCGGCGATACGGCCGTTCTCCCAGCCGCCCTGGGCCTCGCCACTGGCCGCGATCGAGCAGAAGAGCTGGTAGGAATCGTCGTTGTCGAGGATCTCCTGGAAAAGACTCCGGGCCGAGAGCATCTGCCACCTCCGTCGAACGTCCGCAAAGAAAAAGTCAAATGGAGACGGGGCCGACCGGCAACAGGTGGGCGGGACAACTCCGCCAAAAGGAGGAGCGCGAGGGCTTTTCGCGCCCCCCGGGGAGTCCGGACGGGACGCCCTCGCCCGCGGGCGTTACCGAGGGCGGGGGTGGCGCGTTAGGTGTCGTGACGGCCGTGGCGGGGATGACCCCGAGCCCCCACCACGGCCGCAGGTATGTCCGGGGCTCGAGGCCCCCGGTCACGCCAGCCCGGAGCGCTCCAGGGCCTCGGTGCCGGCCCGCAGGGCCGCGAGGCGCTCGTCGAGCGTGAAGCCGGCCGGGGCGAGTGTGAGGGTCGTGACCCCCGCCGCCGCGTACGCCTGCATCCGGTCCGCGATCCGCTCGACGGAACCGAGCAGCGTCGTGGAGTCGATCAGCTCGTGCGGTACGGCCGCGGCGGCGCCCTCCTTGTCGCCGGACAGGTACTTGTCCTGGATCTCCGTGGCTTCCTGCTCGTAGCCCATGCGCTGGGCGAGCTGGTTGTAGAAGTTCTGCTTGCGGCTGCCCATGCCGCCGACGTACAGCGCGGTGTACGGGCGGAACATGTCGGCGAGGCCCTTGACGTCGTCGCCCACGGCGAGCGGCACGGTCGGGCACACGTCGAAGCCGTCCATGGTCTTCCCGGCCTTCTCACGGCCCGCGCGGAGGTGGCGGATCGCGGTCTCCTCCAGATGGTCGGCGGAGGGGAAGATCAGCAGGGCGCCGTCGGCGATCTCGCCGGTCTGCTCCAGGTTCTTGGGGCCGATGGCGGCGATGTACAGCGGGATGTGCTCGCGCTGCGGGTGGACGGTCAGCTTGATGGGCTTGCCGGGGCCGCCGGGCAGCGGGAGGGTCCAGTGCTCGCCCTCGTACGACAGCCGCTCGCGGGTCATCGCCCGGCGGACGATCTCGACGTACTCACGGGTGCGGGAGAGGGGCTTGTCGAACGTGACGCCGTACCAGCCCTCGGAGACCTGCGGCCCCGAGACGCCGAGGCCGAGGCGGAAGCGCCCGCCGGAGAGCGAGTCGAGGGTGGCGGCGGTCATCGCCGTCATCGCGGGCTGGCGGGCGGGGATCTGGAGGATCGCCGAGCCGACGTCGATGCTCTCGGTCTGGGCGGCGACCCAGGCGAGGACGGTCGGGGCGTCGGAGCCGTAGGCCTCGGCGGCCCAGCAGACGTCGTAGCCGAGGCGGTCCGCCTCCTGGGCGACGGCGAGATTGTCGCTGTCCATCCCCGCGCCCCAGTAGCCGAGATTGATGCCGAGCCGCATAACCGCTCCTCTTACCGATGAGTAACGTCCTTGTCGCGGGACTTTAGCGCGGCTGTGCCCGATCCGTCAGGGGCGAGTTGTCCACAGGGTCGCTCCGGGTGGGGCCGTGGCCAGTAATCTCGCGCCCATGGAGCAGAGGCATCTCGGCCGTACGGGCCTTCGTGTGTCCCGGATCGGGCTCGGCACCCTGACGTGGGGGCGGGACACCGGCGAGCACGACGCCGCCGACCAGTTGAAGGCCTTCTGGGACGCGGGCGGCACGCTGGTCGACACGGCGGACGTGTACGGCGGCGGGGAGGCCGAGTATCTGCTCGGGCAGCTCGTGGAGCGGCTCGTGCCGAGGCGCGATCTGGTCATCGCCACGAAGGCGGGCAGCGTGCTCGATCCGGCCCGGCGCTTCGACGGCTCGCGCGGTCATCTGCTGGCGGCCCTCGACGCGTCGCTGGAGCGGCTCGGCACGGACCACGTGGACCTGTGGCAGATCCACGGCTTCGATCCGCACACCCCGCTGGAGGAGACACTCCAGGCACTCGACACGGCGGTGAGCAGCGGCCGTGCGCGATACGCGGGGGTGTCGGGCTTCTGCGGCTGGCAGCTCGCGAAGGCGGCCACCTGGCAGCTCGGTGCCCCGGACATACGGACCCGCCTGGCCGGCACACAGATGGAGTACTCGCTGCTGCAGCGCGGCGTCGAGCGGGAGGTGCTGCCCGCGGCGCTGGACCTGGGGATCGGTCTGCTTCCGTCGTCGCCGCTGGGGCGCGGGGTGCTCACCGGCAAGTACCGGCACGCGACACCGGCGGACTCGCGCGGGGGCTCGGAGCAGCTGGCGGCCTTCGTCGAGCCGTATCTGGACGAGGCGGCGAGCCGGATCGTGGACGCGGTCGTCACGGCCGCGGACGGGCTGGCGACGACTCCGCTGGAGGTCGCGCTCGCCTGGGTCCGCGACCGCCCGGGGGTGGTGGCCCCGATCGTCGGCGCGCGCAACGCACAGCAGCTCACGGCGGCGTTGTCAGTGGAGGGTCTTAGTCTTCCTGACGAGATCTGCCAGGCGCTCGACGATGTGTCGGCGCCCGTGCACCGCTATCCCGATCAGGACTGGAGCACGCTGTGACTGCGCTTCCCGGGGCGACCCCCGGCACCCCGGAGACGGAGGGCTCCGCCCTCGACGCACCCGAGACGCCGGGCCGCGGGCCCGGCCGGGCGGGTGAGCCGGGTGAGCCGGGTGAACCGGGGGCGGACGCGCCCGAGGCGGCCGGGGAGACCGAAGCAGAGGGCGAGGCCGGGGCCGACACGACGGACTCGGCCGAGACGGGCACGGCGCAGGCCGACGCGGCCGAGGTGTCCGAGGCGCAGGCGGAGTTGGCCGCGCAGCGCGATCTCAGGGAGCGGATCGAGAAGCGGAAGGCCGAGAAGGGCGGACCGGTCGAGGCCGGGGCGAAGCTGAGCGGTACGGCTGCCGATCTGCTGGCGGCGGTGCGGGCCGTGGAGAGCGGGGAGAAGCCGGGGACCGCGTTCTTCGAGGCGCCGACCGCCCCCAGGCGCCCGGCGCCGTCGTCCGTGCCCCCACCGGAGCGGCCGCGCGTGCCGGAGCCGGGGCGCGGCCCGCGGCCGGCCGATCCGGGGGCCGTGGCGGCCGTGCTGGAGGTGCTCGTGTCGGGCGGTGCGCCCGAGGAACTCGCCACGCGGGTCGCCGGTGTGCTCGGGGAGCAGGCCGCGGAGGCCCTTCGGGAGGATCC includes:
- a CDS encoding ferritin-like domain-containing protein; translation: MLSARSLFQEILDNDDSYQLFCSIAASGEAQGGWENGRIAALVPDSMRDLAPKITRHGADEDKHGRIFNGLLKKRGLDPVDVPPETDYTMLLEQRGIGLAHEKLRRDQRLTEKDIVVYLSHSRVTEQRAADQMDMLVRFFGDHPEVGKAIKQICADEDNHLAYCHEELLRLAYAGHGRAIHTTLRECALTEIAIYRDVSLAVMSHMGRILKWPRPKSAALAAGIHAMYALERAGGWRRMVSLKMPERRDALGGPATTAPAF
- a CDS encoding LLM class F420-dependent oxidoreductase, which produces MRLGINLGYWGAGMDSDNLAVAQEADRLGYDVCWAAEAYGSDAPTVLAWVAAQTESIDVGSAILQIPARQPAMTAMTAATLDSLSGGRFRLGLGVSGPQVSEGWYGVTFDKPLSRTREYVEIVRRAMTRERLSYEGEHWTLPLPGGPGKPIKLTVHPQREHIPLYIAAIGPKNLEQTGEIADGALLIFPSADHLEETAIRHLRAGREKAGKTMDGFDVCPTVPLAVGDDVKGLADMFRPYTALYVGGMGSRKQNFYNQLAQRMGYEQEATEIQDKYLSGDKEGAAAAVPHELIDSTTLLGSVERIADRMQAYAAAGVTTLTLAPAGFTLDERLAALRAGTEALERSGLA
- a CDS encoding aldo/keto reductase is translated as MEQRHLGRTGLRVSRIGLGTLTWGRDTGEHDAADQLKAFWDAGGTLVDTADVYGGGEAEYLLGQLVERLVPRRDLVIATKAGSVLDPARRFDGSRGHLLAALDASLERLGTDHVDLWQIHGFDPHTPLEETLQALDTAVSSGRARYAGVSGFCGWQLAKAATWQLGAPDIRTRLAGTQMEYSLLQRGVEREVLPAALDLGIGLLPSSPLGRGVLTGKYRHATPADSRGGSEQLAAFVEPYLDEAASRIVDAVVTAADGLATTPLEVALAWVRDRPGVVAPIVGARNAQQLTAALSVEGLSLPDEICQALDDVSAPVHRYPDQDWSTL